In a single window of the Nocardioides massiliensis genome:
- a CDS encoding PH domain-containing protein, whose amino-acid sequence MKPLADGFRRVSPLTPLVRGFVVLVAAALATWRDIIGGRLGFVALALGAVLLIGVGIGAASWLLTKYRIDTTELRIDTGIVNRQSRRVRLDRIQGVDIVQPFVARLFRLAEIRVDTAGGDSEGKLAFLPLAEAEEVRRTLLQRRDAARAERAADASDDAADGSVAAVGAGPVDVPAVDEPEPQVLHRVPLGRLVAASLLSGEMVALVVGLAGVAVAMLLSGQVWAVLGVAGPAGGAVALVMFNRVSGNYGFTVAGTVSGLQVRRGLFDLNVQTLALHRVQGVVVSEPWLWRRMGWARLDVSVAGAKVTLDSSDSSPTTLHPVGPREEIHWLARTVLGGLDPARVPLRPAPTAARWLAPLQGRWLAVGADASLVVSRHGLLTRRHHVAPHRRVQSVRITQNPLQRRLDLATVHVDSPPGPVSVRALHRTGVDARSFADYEVATSRWARSAAPAVPTPAATDLGSAHDRTSDPGAHSRPGP is encoded by the coding sequence GTGAAGCCGCTGGCCGACGGGTTCCGCCGGGTCTCGCCGCTGACGCCGCTGGTCCGCGGGTTCGTGGTCCTGGTCGCGGCCGCCCTGGCGACCTGGCGCGACATCATCGGCGGCCGGCTGGGGTTCGTCGCGCTCGCGCTCGGCGCCGTGCTCCTCATCGGGGTGGGCATCGGCGCTGCGTCGTGGCTGCTGACGAAGTACCGCATCGACACCACCGAGCTGCGCATCGACACCGGGATCGTCAACCGGCAGTCGCGCCGCGTGCGGCTCGACCGGATCCAGGGTGTCGACATCGTGCAGCCGTTCGTGGCCAGGCTGTTCCGCCTGGCCGAGATCCGCGTCGACACCGCCGGCGGCGACAGCGAGGGCAAGCTGGCGTTCCTGCCGCTCGCCGAGGCGGAGGAGGTCCGCCGCACGCTGCTGCAGCGCCGCGACGCCGCCCGCGCCGAGCGCGCGGCCGACGCGAGTGACGATGCAGCGGACGGCTCGGTCGCCGCAGTCGGCGCAGGTCCGGTCGACGTGCCGGCGGTGGACGAGCCCGAGCCGCAGGTCCTCCACCGGGTGCCGCTGGGCCGGTTGGTCGCCGCCTCGCTGCTGTCGGGCGAGATGGTCGCGCTCGTGGTCGGCCTGGCCGGGGTCGCGGTCGCGATGCTGCTCAGCGGCCAGGTCTGGGCCGTCCTCGGGGTCGCCGGGCCGGCCGGGGGCGCTGTGGCGCTGGTGATGTTCAACCGCGTCAGCGGCAACTACGGCTTCACCGTGGCCGGCACCGTCTCCGGGCTGCAGGTGCGCCGGGGCCTGTTCGACCTCAACGTGCAGACCCTCGCCCTGCACCGGGTCCAGGGGGTCGTCGTCAGCGAGCCGTGGCTGTGGCGGCGGATGGGCTGGGCACGGCTCGACGTCTCCGTCGCGGGCGCGAAGGTCACCCTGGACAGCTCCGACAGCTCGCCGACCACGCTGCACCCGGTCGGGCCGCGCGAGGAGATCCACTGGCTGGCCCGCACCGTCCTTGGCGGTCTCGACCCCGCCCGGGTGCCGCTGCGCCCCGCACCCACCGCCGCCCGATGGCTGGCGCCGCTGCAGGGCCGCTGGCTCGCGGTCGGTGCCGACGCCTCCCTGGTGGTGAGTCGGCACGGGTTGCTGACCCGACGCCACCACGTGGCGCCGCACCGCCGCGTCCAGTCGGTGCGGATCACCCAGAACCCGCTCCAGCGCCGGCTCGACCTCGCCACCGTCCACGTCGACAGCCCGCCCGGTCCGGTGTCGGTGCGGGCGCTGCATCGCACGGGCGTCGACGCGCGCTCGTTCGCCGACTACGAGGTCGCGACCTCCCGCTGGGCGCGGTCGGCCGCGCCCGCCGTACCGACCCCGGCGGCGACCGACCTAGGCTCGGCCCATGACCGCACCAGCGACCCCGGAGCCCACTCCCGACCAGGTCCGTGA
- a CDS encoding PH domain-containing protein: MSELFAPPGTSWTPVSPRLTSARRVGMVLFHIPLLVVLAVLAALEVLLPRWVFVVAAVLVLAVVVVRWFVIAVQTRRWGYAEREEDLYIRSGALFRQLVAVPYGRMQYVDVSSGPIDRHFGVATVSLHTAAPGTSAVIPGVPADEAARLRDRLTELGESQGSGL, encoded by the coding sequence GTGAGTGAGCTGTTCGCCCCGCCGGGCACGTCCTGGACACCGGTGTCCCCCCGCCTGACGTCGGCGCGCCGGGTGGGGATGGTGCTGTTCCACATCCCGCTGCTGGTCGTGCTGGCCGTGCTTGCGGCACTCGAGGTCCTCCTTCCACGCTGGGTGTTCGTGGTCGCCGCGGTGCTGGTGCTGGCCGTGGTGGTCGTGCGCTGGTTCGTCATCGCGGTGCAGACCCGGCGCTGGGGGTACGCCGAGCGCGAGGAGGACCTCTACATCCGTAGCGGTGCACTCTTCCGCCAGCTCGTCGCGGTGCCCTACGGCCGCATGCAGTACGTCGACGTCTCCTCGGGCCCGATCGACCGGCACTTCGGCGTCGCGACCGTCAGCCTGCACACCGCCGCGCCGGGCACCAGTGCCGTGATCCCCGGTGTGCCCGCCGACGAGGCCGCCCGACTGCGCGACCGGCTCACCGAGCTCGGCGAGAGCCAGGGCTCGGGGCTGTGA
- a CDS encoding acyltransferase family protein has protein sequence MSGVASVPTRSTPAQPAPGTSGRVRADIQGLRAVAVSLVLLYHLWPLRLTGGYVGVDVFFVISGFLITAHLLAAPPAGLRDLLVFWSRRVRRLLPASLLVLACTAAATWAFAPQTQWGNVADQVRAAALYYVNWALASDSVDYLAAENAPSPVQHFWSLSVEEQFYLGWPIVVALLFALAAVVRRRGPAARPVVIAGLGVVVAASLSWSVWLTHVSPASAYFNTFTRIWELGAGGLLAAALSQRAFGRQVGEHEGLPLPDGVRTVLSWAGFAAMAVAAVVYTSATPFPGWTAALPVLGAVLVLAADAPQRGLSPTRVLGTRPVQWLGDVSYSVYLWHWPLIVLVPLVTDRPLERLDKLLILAATLVLAGLTKAHVEDRFRTPRWGRPLVKPYALGVAGMAVVVALALALGAAFTQAQEDAERQLAERIGSGDPCFGAAALDRDDCAPVPGDEIVPAPARALEDKSDAYGRGCWEYVPFGGMRTCAFGVRRSETTVALVGNSHAGQWLPALQELARAERFRIETYLASECTPSTTPVEFDTVADADGCLGWAQRVQQALLDDPPDLLVLSARNGRAARGLAYDDSLERWRVGYTEFLAPLVDAGVRVLTIHDTPFPASTVGSIPDCLAANLDDLTACDGRARDWVPPDPLVEATESFERRTARTVDLTDRFCRRGTCPAVIGGVVVYFDGSHVTATYNATVAPYLRSALLTALDR, from the coding sequence GTGAGTGGTGTGGCGTCGGTCCCGACGCGCTCGACGCCCGCACAACCGGCCCCGGGCACCTCGGGACGCGTCCGCGCCGACATCCAGGGTCTGCGCGCAGTCGCGGTCAGCCTCGTCCTGCTCTACCACCTGTGGCCGCTGCGCCTGACCGGCGGCTACGTCGGGGTCGATGTCTTCTTCGTGATCTCCGGGTTCCTCATCACCGCGCACCTGCTCGCCGCCCCGCCCGCGGGCTTGCGCGACCTCCTGGTCTTCTGGTCACGCCGCGTACGCCGCCTGCTCCCGGCGTCGCTGCTTGTGCTGGCGTGCACGGCCGCGGCGACCTGGGCGTTCGCCCCGCAGACCCAGTGGGGCAACGTCGCCGACCAGGTTCGCGCCGCCGCGCTCTACTACGTCAACTGGGCGCTGGCGTCGGACTCCGTGGACTACCTGGCCGCGGAGAACGCCCCCTCGCCGGTCCAGCACTTCTGGTCGCTGTCGGTGGAGGAGCAGTTCTACCTGGGCTGGCCGATCGTGGTGGCGCTGCTGTTCGCGCTGGCCGCGGTCGTACGCCGCCGCGGACCTGCCGCGCGCCCGGTGGTCATCGCCGGGCTCGGCGTGGTGGTCGCCGCCTCGCTGTCCTGGTCGGTCTGGCTCACGCACGTCTCGCCGGCGTCGGCGTACTTCAACACCTTCACCCGGATCTGGGAGCTCGGTGCCGGCGGCCTGCTGGCGGCGGCGCTCTCGCAGCGGGCGTTCGGTCGCCAGGTCGGCGAGCATGAGGGGCTCCCGCTCCCGGACGGCGTCCGCACGGTTCTGTCCTGGGCCGGGTTCGCCGCGATGGCGGTCGCGGCCGTGGTCTACACCTCGGCCACACCCTTCCCGGGCTGGACCGCCGCCCTGCCGGTGCTCGGAGCGGTGCTCGTCCTCGCGGCCGACGCGCCGCAGCGAGGACTCTCGCCGACGCGCGTCCTGGGCACCCGACCGGTGCAGTGGCTCGGCGACGTGTCCTACTCCGTCTACCTGTGGCACTGGCCGCTGATCGTGCTCGTCCCGTTGGTCACCGACCGACCCCTCGAGCGGCTCGACAAGCTCCTGATCCTCGCGGCCACGCTGGTGCTCGCCGGGCTCACGAAGGCCCACGTGGAGGACCGGTTCCGCACGCCCCGGTGGGGCCGGCCGCTGGTGAAGCCCTACGCCCTGGGTGTCGCCGGGATGGCGGTGGTCGTGGCGCTCGCGCTCGCCCTCGGCGCGGCGTTCACCCAGGCACAGGAGGATGCCGAGCGCCAGCTCGCCGAGCGCATCGGGTCCGGGGACCCGTGCTTCGGGGCGGCGGCGCTGGACCGCGACGACTGCGCGCCGGTGCCCGGCGACGAGATCGTCCCGGCTCCGGCGCGGGCGCTGGAGGACAAGTCCGATGCCTACGGCCGCGGTTGCTGGGAGTACGTCCCGTTCGGCGGGATGCGCACCTGTGCCTTCGGCGTACGCCGTTCCGAGACCACCGTCGCGCTGGTCGGCAACTCCCACGCCGGGCAGTGGTTGCCTGCGCTGCAGGAGCTCGCCCGGGCCGAGCGGTTCCGGATCGAGACCTACCTGGCCTCGGAGTGCACGCCCTCGACGACCCCGGTCGAGTTCGACACGGTCGCGGACGCCGACGGCTGCCTGGGCTGGGCGCAGCGGGTGCAGCAGGCGCTCCTCGACGATCCGCCCGACCTGCTCGTGCTCTCGGCCCGCAACGGGCGGGCCGCCCGCGGACTGGCCTACGACGACAGCCTGGAGCGGTGGCGCGTCGGCTACACCGAGTTCCTCGCGCCGCTTGTCGACGCGGGCGTCCGGGTGCTCACCATCCACGACACCCCGTTCCCGGCCTCGACCGTGGGGTCGATCCCGGACTGTCTGGCGGCCAACCTCGACGACCTGACCGCCTGCGACGGCAGGGCGCGTGACTGGGTGCCGCCGGACCCGCTGGTCGAGGCGACGGAGTCGTTCGAGCGGCGTACGGCGCGCACCGTCGACCTCACCGACCGGTTCTGCCGACGGGGCACGTGCCCGGCCGTGATCGGCGGCGTGGTGGTCTACTTCGACGGGTCGCACGTCACCGCCACCTACAACGCCACCGTGGCGCCGTACCTGCGCTCCGCACTGCTGACCGCACTCGACCGATGA
- a CDS encoding bifunctional cytidylyltransferase/SDR family oxidoreductase — translation MTHNIAVVLAGGVGTRVGLDIPKQLIKIAGRTILEHTLAVFDEHPDVDEIIVLMAEGHLDAVHAIVKAGGYDKVTTVLPGADTRSGTTMRALEAIGDRPAETKVLFHDAVRPLVTGRILTDCFEALDTHAAVDVAIPSADTIVEVDADNTIRAVPPRAMLRRGQTPQAFHLGAIKRAYALAAQDPDFEATDDCTVVLRYTPDTPIWVVHGDESNMKVTEPIDVYIADKLFQLTSRNLLQNRTPEEYAAALADKVVVVFGGSYGIGADIAELATSYGARVHAFSRSATGTHVERRADLRAVREQVLAAEGRIDFVVNTAGILHRDELQQTSEETVYAVTEVNYLAPVFIAQEFFAPLRDSGGSLLLFTSSSYTRGRGGYSLYSSAKAAVVNLTQALADEWSAHGVRVNCVNPERTATPMRTKAFGEEPPESLLESREVARASLDTLLSKQTGHVVDLRRVDPLSGADD, via the coding sequence GTGACGCACAACATCGCGGTCGTCCTGGCGGGCGGCGTCGGGACCCGGGTCGGGCTGGACATCCCCAAGCAGCTCATCAAGATCGCCGGTCGCACGATCCTCGAGCACACCCTGGCGGTCTTCGACGAGCACCCTGACGTCGACGAGATCATCGTGCTGATGGCCGAGGGCCACCTCGACGCGGTCCATGCCATCGTCAAGGCCGGCGGCTACGACAAGGTCACGACGGTGCTGCCCGGCGCCGACACGCGCAGCGGCACCACGATGCGCGCGCTGGAGGCGATCGGCGACCGCCCGGCCGAGACGAAGGTGCTCTTCCACGACGCAGTGCGCCCGCTCGTGACGGGACGCATCCTCACCGACTGCTTCGAGGCGCTGGACACCCACGCCGCGGTCGACGTGGCGATCCCCTCGGCCGACACGATCGTCGAGGTCGACGCCGACAACACCATCCGGGCCGTGCCGCCGCGGGCGATGCTGCGCCGCGGACAGACCCCCCAGGCCTTCCACCTCGGAGCGATCAAGCGCGCCTACGCGCTCGCCGCGCAGGACCCGGACTTCGAGGCGACCGACGACTGCACCGTCGTGCTGCGCTACACGCCCGACACCCCGATCTGGGTCGTCCACGGCGACGAGTCCAACATGAAGGTCACCGAGCCGATCGACGTCTACATCGCCGACAAGCTCTTCCAGCTGACCAGCCGCAACCTCCTGCAGAACCGCACGCCCGAGGAGTACGCCGCCGCCCTCGCCGACAAGGTCGTGGTCGTCTTCGGCGGCAGCTACGGCATCGGCGCCGACATCGCCGAGCTGGCAACGTCGTACGGCGCCCGGGTGCACGCGTTCAGCCGCAGCGCGACCGGCACCCACGTGGAGCGCCGGGCCGACCTACGGGCGGTCCGCGAGCAGGTCCTCGCCGCCGAGGGCCGGATCGACTTCGTGGTCAACACCGCCGGGATCCTGCACCGCGACGAGCTGCAGCAGACCTCGGAGGAGACCGTCTATGCCGTCACCGAGGTCAACTACCTCGCCCCGGTGTTCATCGCCCAGGAGTTCTTCGCGCCGTTGCGCGACAGCGGAGGGAGCCTGCTGCTGTTCACCTCCAGCTCCTACACCCGCGGCCGGGGCGGCTACAGCCTCTACTCCTCGGCGAAGGCGGCCGTCGTCAACCTGACCCAGGCGCTGGCCGACGAGTGGAGCGCGCACGGGGTGCGGGTCAACTGCGTCAACCCGGAGCGGACGGCGACCCCGATGCGCACCAAGGCCTTCGGTGAGGAGCCGCCCGAGTCGCTGCTGGAGTCGCGCGAGGTGGCCCGCGCGTCCCTCGACACGCTGCTGAGCAAGCAGACCGGACACGTGGTCGACCTGCGGCGCGTCGACCCGTTGAGCGGTGCCGACGACTGA
- a CDS encoding bifunctional glycosyltransferase/CDP-glycerol:glycerophosphate glycerophosphotransferase, whose product MSQTTPGAARRRPGGRLIERTPPRVRRVAGRVRRAVLARGRAATAVADTPAQPRGKRPVLSVVIPVYNVAEYLPACLDSALGQTLRNLEIIAVDDGSTDESLEILRAYEARDPRVRVLTQVNAGQGIARNTGVDIARGEFLTFLDSDDTVPPAAYATMVKTLRQTGSDFVVGSARRFSNDRFHPTGWARTVHLADRLGTTIDEFPAAMQDIIACNRMFRAAFWREAIGGFRGHIAYEDHVPMLAAYVRAERFDILAKVTYNWRIREDRTSTGQQKHNLENLLDRIAVKEEAYEMLVAEASEVVYDAWVARAIEVDFPAFISHALAGAEMYRNVLSAAYRTFFSRASDAALAEVRFVQKLRGWLIGQSRWDDLAAADGFFRLNGTLPPTVVRDGRVLPSVPADATFLDEVPARIQELSTYETGFEGVVRRITWLPDGQLELTGWAMPRSIDLSDRMPDLQLWWEEVTTGERRPLEPRQSIDPAPTRWSPHLNAAYDGAYFTVRSTVGDLAPGTWALRVRVEVDGVVRTGAIHTRVRASSAAVPRARAFGPEETGSDVHLVTPGIDFTHGLGVVVEAVDLVVTALSVDGDTLRGTLSGAAAPRVTAVVATAGDHKITGTPQPDGTFALTLPVGEHARRWKVRALVDGARLPLRPAPGTDSDDGSWPGGGQWGAGTLAWTTSPAGALRLTTDTPRCEVLAAELTAEGFQVTIRHAGVDLASARLVAGPVTLRLLDHSELGPDTARLVLDRDHAVLGGPRLPAPVGRYVLCLDAVDGSAVHAHAGPRLAGTLPRRVRDDRLSLRYGVRPNGELVHEVRVPLRADEEGAAKQHRLRQHHRTADLEPRDAVLFQCYLGEFATDSQAALDRALAVRRPDLVRYWGVRDHATAVPEGSVPIVIGSREWHDILGSARYLCNNIDFPGFFTKRPHQCYLQTFHGYPFKSMGRSFWAGKGWGPERIAQELARRNAEYDAIVVPSERAADFYRNEYDYAGRVLATGYPRSDFIVNADRDRVRSDVLARLGVDPATTVVLYAPTYRDHLTTRTYAAKLFDELDLTALTAQLGPRVTILLRGHNNNQRELDRVLSIPQVVDVTDYPEINELTVAADVAVLDYSSLRFDWALTGRPAVYFVPDVESYFAQRPPLFPYAGTAPGPWATSTDEVAAALADVPGLQAQYGAEIATFNAEFNKLHDGHATERVIDAFFTD is encoded by the coding sequence ATGTCGCAGACCACGCCGGGCGCCGCCCGGCGTCGACCAGGAGGTCGTCTCATCGAGCGCACGCCACCGCGGGTACGCCGGGTCGCCGGCAGGGTCCGGCGTGCCGTCCTCGCGCGCGGCCGCGCCGCCACCGCAGTCGCTGACACCCCCGCACAGCCGCGGGGCAAGCGGCCGGTGCTGAGTGTCGTCATCCCGGTCTACAACGTCGCGGAGTATCTCCCCGCCTGCCTCGACTCCGCGTTGGGCCAGACCCTGCGCAACCTGGAGATCATCGCCGTCGACGACGGCTCGACCGACGAGTCGCTGGAGATCCTGCGCGCCTACGAGGCCCGCGACCCGCGCGTGCGCGTCCTCACCCAGGTCAACGCCGGACAGGGCATCGCCCGCAACACCGGCGTCGACATCGCCCGCGGCGAGTTCCTGACCTTCCTCGACTCCGACGACACCGTGCCGCCGGCGGCGTACGCGACGATGGTCAAGACGCTGCGCCAGACCGGGTCGGACTTCGTCGTCGGGTCGGCCCGCCGCTTCAGCAACGACCGCTTCCACCCCACGGGATGGGCCCGGACGGTGCACCTGGCCGACCGGCTCGGCACCACGATCGACGAGTTCCCCGCAGCGATGCAGGACATCATCGCCTGCAACCGGATGTTCCGCGCCGCCTTCTGGCGGGAGGCCATCGGCGGCTTCCGTGGGCACATCGCCTACGAGGACCACGTCCCGATGCTCGCGGCGTACGTCCGCGCCGAGCGCTTCGACATCCTGGCCAAGGTCACCTACAACTGGCGGATCCGCGAGGACCGCACCTCCACCGGGCAGCAGAAGCACAACCTGGAGAACCTCCTGGACCGGATCGCGGTCAAGGAGGAGGCCTACGAGATGCTGGTCGCGGAGGCCAGCGAGGTGGTGTACGACGCCTGGGTCGCGCGCGCCATCGAGGTCGACTTCCCGGCGTTCATCTCGCACGCCCTGGCCGGTGCGGAGATGTATCGCAACGTGCTGTCGGCGGCCTACCGCACCTTCTTCTCCCGGGCCAGCGACGCGGCACTCGCCGAGGTGCGCTTCGTGCAGAAGCTCCGTGGGTGGCTGATCGGACAGTCGCGGTGGGACGACCTGGCCGCCGCCGACGGGTTCTTCCGGCTCAACGGCACCCTCCCACCCACCGTCGTGCGCGACGGTCGCGTGCTCCCGTCCGTGCCGGCCGATGCCACCTTCCTCGACGAGGTGCCCGCGCGGATCCAGGAGCTGAGCACCTACGAGACCGGGTTCGAGGGCGTCGTCCGGCGCATCACCTGGCTCCCCGACGGCCAGCTCGAGCTCACCGGCTGGGCGATGCCACGCAGCATCGACCTGTCCGACCGGATGCCCGACCTCCAGCTGTGGTGGGAGGAGGTCACCACCGGCGAGCGGCGCCCGCTCGAGCCCCGCCAGTCGATCGACCCCGCCCCCACGCGGTGGAGCCCCCACCTGAACGCTGCCTACGACGGCGCCTACTTCACCGTCCGGTCCACGGTCGGCGACCTCGCACCGGGGACCTGGGCGCTCCGGGTGCGGGTGGAGGTCGACGGCGTGGTCCGCACCGGCGCCATCCACACCCGCGTGCGCGCATCCTCGGCGGCGGTGCCGAGGGCGCGCGCCTTCGGCCCCGAGGAGACCGGCTCCGACGTCCACCTGGTCACCCCCGGCATCGACTTCACCCACGGTCTCGGCGTCGTGGTGGAGGCGGTCGACCTGGTCGTCACCGCGCTCAGCGTCGACGGCGACACCCTCCGCGGCACCCTGAGCGGCGCGGCCGCACCTCGGGTCACTGCCGTGGTGGCCACCGCCGGCGACCACAAGATCACGGGTACGCCGCAGCCCGACGGGACCTTCGCGCTCACCCTCCCCGTCGGCGAGCACGCGCGCCGCTGGAAGGTGCGGGCGCTCGTGGACGGGGCTCGCCTCCCGCTGCGCCCGGCGCCCGGCACCGACAGCGACGACGGCTCCTGGCCCGGCGGCGGGCAGTGGGGCGCGGGCACCCTCGCCTGGACGACGAGCCCGGCCGGCGCCCTGCGGCTGACCACCGACACACCCCGGTGCGAGGTGCTCGCGGCCGAGCTGACGGCCGAGGGCTTCCAGGTCACGATCCGCCACGCCGGGGTCGACCTGGCCTCGGCCCGCCTGGTCGCCGGACCGGTGACCCTGCGTCTCCTCGACCACAGCGAGCTCGGACCGGACACCGCGCGGCTCGTGCTCGACCGCGACCACGCGGTCCTGGGCGGTCCGCGCCTGCCGGCACCTGTGGGCCGCTACGTGCTGTGCCTCGACGCCGTCGACGGTTCCGCCGTGCACGCCCACGCAGGACCGCGGCTCGCCGGGACGCTCCCCCGACGGGTGCGCGACGATCGGTTGTCGCTGCGCTACGGCGTCCGCCCCAACGGGGAGCTCGTCCACGAGGTGCGGGTCCCCCTGCGCGCCGACGAGGAGGGTGCCGCCAAGCAGCACCGGCTGCGCCAGCACCACCGCACCGCCGACCTCGAACCGCGCGACGCCGTCCTCTTCCAGTGCTACCTCGGCGAGTTCGCGACCGACAGCCAGGCGGCGCTGGACCGCGCCCTCGCCGTACGCCGTCCGGACCTCGTCCGCTACTGGGGCGTGCGCGACCACGCCACCGCGGTGCCGGAGGGCTCGGTCCCGATCGTGATCGGCTCGCGCGAGTGGCACGACATCCTCGGCTCGGCGCGCTACCTGTGCAACAACATCGACTTCCCGGGGTTCTTCACGAAGCGGCCCCACCAGTGCTACCTGCAGACCTTCCACGGCTACCCGTTCAAGTCGATGGGTCGCTCGTTCTGGGCCGGCAAGGGTTGGGGCCCGGAGCGGATCGCGCAGGAGCTCGCACGCCGCAACGCGGAGTACGACGCCATCGTCGTCCCGAGCGAGCGCGCAGCGGACTTCTACCGCAACGAGTACGACTACGCCGGCCGGGTCCTGGCGACGGGCTATCCGCGTAGCGACTTCATCGTCAACGCCGACCGCGACCGGGTCCGCAGCGACGTGCTCGCCCGGCTCGGTGTCGACCCCGCGACGACCGTGGTGCTCTACGCACCGACCTACCGCGATCACCTGACCACCCGCACCTATGCGGCCAAGCTCTTCGACGAGCTCGACCTGACCGCGCTGACCGCACAGCTGGGTCCGCGGGTCACGATCCTGCTGCGTGGCCACAACAACAACCAGCGCGAGCTCGACCGGGTGCTGTCGATCCCGCAGGTCGTCGACGTCACCGACTACCCCGAGATCAACGAGCTGACCGTCGCCGCCGACGTCGCCGTGCTGGACTACTCGTCGCTGCGGTTCGACTGGGCGCTGACCGGGCGACCGGCGGTCTACTTCGTCCCCGACGTCGAGAGCTACTTCGCCCAACGCCCGCCGTTGTTCCCCTACGCCGGCACCGCGCCGGGTCCGTGGGCGACCAGCACGGACGAGGTCGCAGCGGCGCTCGCGGACGTGCCGGGGCTGCAGGCGCAGTACGGCGCAGAGATCGCGACCTTCAACGCGGAGTTCAACAAGCTGCACGACGGGCACGCCACCGAGCGCGTCATCGACGCGTTCTTCACCGACTGA